The Rhododendron vialii isolate Sample 1 chromosome 1a, ASM3025357v1 region AGCCCCACTTGAAGCTGGAGCAAATGCTCCATATGGACTAGCTCCataggagttgatagcacctaagaggTTTCAAACGTGAGACCTTATGAGGGAGCAAACCCTAAGTCCCAGGCCCTGACCATTAGGCAAAACACTGGGGTTAGTATTTGTAGGTTATTGTTGGGAGAAAGAGCCTCTTTTTCTGCCGCATAAGTGATGAACAATGAAGCATATGTCGTGACTCATGTCATACAGGCTAGAGCATTGTCACTAACTGAAATCGTTGTTCATATACAAACGATATGCAGCCCAGTACTGTTATATTCTGAAATCTGTCTTGTTAACCCTTAATTGAAAGGGTTTCAACATTAATGTGTTCTCTATTTCTTTAATCTGTATGGTGTGCTGAGCTGTTAAAATTTATAAAGTGTATATGCTCAATGGTGGATGTGTGATTCATAATCAGCCGGGCCAAACCACATCAAGTTTTAGGGGCCCTTTTATGGGAATTTTACCGACCAAATTACCGGAGGAATAAGCTTCGTATTGATTTCATGAATTGGGCAGGGCTAGGCTGTCTCCCTCCGTCCACCAACGTATATGCTAGAAACTACAGCTCATGCCATGTACTGTTGTATGAACGGGAAGATTTCTTCTTGTAGCTAACTCTTTGGTCTAATACATCATAAGTATCCACACAAGTTGTTACATCATCGGTCGATTTCTGTCACATTCTGCAAGATGAGATAGAATGAGTACCCTGGAGACAATAAAGAATGGAGGGAAGTGGTGGAAGACCTTACATGTCAAGACTCAAGTTAACTTCCTTATCATGGGCTAGGGCCTAGGATATACAATAAGGAACACCTTTGTTGAGTTTGTCCAAGATTTTTTGTTCTGATTTATTTCTCTCTTGGTtggcttgttttggttttggaaagCCTGCTTGCCTAATGGACATCATTAATTGATAACATGCAAATTATGTTCATTCATGCTCACTTTATAGTTGCTTTAATAGTTTATGATGTGTTTGACATGAATTTCACTTATGCAACTTCTGACTTGAAAAATCTTTGCAGGTCAATGTAGATATGATGTTGAAAAGGTGAGCACTGTGAAACTTAACGTCAATTCCTTACAAACCGATGCTTAATTTGTCTACTCCTACAATTTTATGGGTATCTTTGTGGACGAAATCATATCTGTTTCATATttggtaacttttttttttttttttgatcagcaacaTGTTTGGTAACTTTAAGATTGATGTaaaagccctttttttttttgcatgagcATGGTGATAGTTTTTCTGTGTCAGCTTggtttttgttttacgagaacATGAGCCAAGCTTGGGTCGCTCGTCTAGAACATGTTAGAACACTTTTTCCATATAGactatgtttttttgtttcttgttttgctAATGCAAGGTGTCACGATCCGGTCTGCGTGCACCTCGGACTAAACCCTACAACCCTTCTCACAGCAATTTCACACACTTGCGCATTGGGGGTGAGGTGGCCTCAAGAATTGCTGACAAGGGAAATCGAATCTGAGACCTTAGGTGGGAGCAAACCCTAAGTCTTAGGCCAACCCCATGGGTTTAAGGCTTTATGTTATAATGCATGTAAGCATAATGAAGCAGCCATGTTCATGGATGTTTGCAAAAGTTATTGGACAACCCTAACAAGTAGGGTTGCAAATGAACAGAGCCGCTCTCGAGGCTCGGCTTGATTAGGGCTCGTTCAAACTCGACTCGGTTgataaacgaacgagctcgagccagaGTTTCGTGCTCGTTAaataaacgagctgagctccaGCTGTcataagctcggctcgaatgAGCTCGCGAGATAAGACTTATATGCATGCAATACAGATATATGTAGTATATATGCAATCTTTTATATATTATAATTATTATGAGTATTTTATTACTATATTAGTAGTTTCTGAAGTGGTTGACAAGTTTACCGCATGCATCTGCCAAGTGGCAGATCTTTGGCGCTATCTCGTCTAGCAGAGGAATGGGAATGAAAGGGTAAGATTTAAAGTAAAAGGAACTAGTGGTGAAGGCATAGTTTGTTGATGTGGGACAAAGGAAAAGTCAGAAGTAAAAGGCAAAGGATTCTTCTGGCAGTCCCACATCGAagaatttgcaaaacttctgtAGAGAGAACACTATATAACTACAACACTACATCCATTCTCTTCCGTTGTGCTCCCGTGTGAGACACGAGCCAcctcgagccaagctcgagctaaGATTAATAGcagcgagccgagctcgagagCCAAACTTTGGCAGCCCTACTTACAAGCCCATGATCGTGAACATAGATGAGTCAAATATGGCCCCACTTGTGCCTCTAACATGTTATTAGACAAGCTCAATTGTGGAGTTGGAGCTCTGCTTATCTATTGTCTATCCATTACTATTCTAAAGGAAACATCCTTTTATGGTGTGAATAACTTTTTGAGGCTGGCTCACACCTGTTTTACCCAAACTACCCCCTTAACTACCTAAAGAAACTGccaagaaggaagaaaaaaactgCCCCCCCAaattctctttctccctcttttCCACTCTCACAACCCAGATTTCTTTACAGATTTTCCTCATTACATCTTTGACAAAATATAATTTGCACTTGCTTGTGCCGGGGCGTCTAGTTTGATAGATAAACTAGCTGAGAAGAGCATAAATTGTAGTGAAACACGGGCTTTCATGAACGATATGGACCAATATGGTATATTTGCTGTCATAATAATAGCACTTTGACTACTGCCATATCGAGGGAGGCTGCTGCAGTAGCAAACCTTGGTTTGGATCGTTGCATATTTCTAGCAATTAGTGCATTGGTTGCGTTCCAGTAGATGTGCCCTTCCGGATAGTCTAATGGTTGGTATCGTAGATTAAATTGatacttttctttttgcaatcaaATGGTTTTGCTGCAAGTATTGTTTGTTTTCATTGCATGTATTGTATTGgcaattttaatttggtttacCACTTTTATTTTCCAGGCTATGAATGCCTTGCTTGAATTATCTGCTTCCTCCTATGAGCAGTCCAAGAATGATCAATCCTGTGAAGGCATGGTAAACAACAAAGAAGATACACAGTTCCTTTTTGAATACAGTGATGATGTAAGTTCCATGATTTTCTTATTGCTCATCTGGTCGGAACTCCATGGTATTTACATCTATGAACGGGACTGATCATCGTAGTCTATTTTCATATAAGGGTTTCGTAGTTATTTGTTTGATTACTTCTGCTTACATGTGctgattctttttttcttttgataaatgcTTACATGTGCTGATTCTACGGTTGATTATTCTTTGTTTCGTTGATCATTGGTTGGAGCTATGAATTAAGTACTTTATTGCAGAGGGAGCTCCAATGCAACATTTTTGTGGTTTATAATTGTATTGATTTTCTTTGCTCTGGTTGTTATCTAGATATGTCGATTTTTTCTGTGCCTTGGAATTTTAATGGTGCTGAGTTCGAACTGCATGAATTGTAAATTTGAAGTGGTCTCTTGGAAAGTTAACGTAGCAATTGCACGTAGGTTTGGATGTCCTTGTCCATTCCCATTTCCTGTTTTGGAGCTGCTGATTCCTCTGTGGTAGTCTGTAGTATAATCCTAAgtctatgatttttttttcttgtttaactaccaattttttgtgtttcctTGAGCGATTAATGCTACAACAGTATATGTACATAAAGGTCTTTGGTTGAACAGATATCTGTAAGTTGATATTGTTTATTTAGCAAGTAATTTGAAATACCTGGTTACAGTAAGCTGGCTAGTGAGAGTTTGTGTCATAATGTTTGATTGAAGTATACTTTCTTTGGATTTCCAAAATCGCGCAGAGACGAACATTTCTTTTACCTAACAAATTATCTTGCAGTATTTGAAATCGAAAtgcaagattagaaatgaaacagttcgtgagatggtaggtgtagcacctatggaggagaagttgagggaaaataggctaaggtggtttgggcatatctaccgtagaccagaaaatgcagtagttaagagagcggataggatagctctaggtagtaagaaggggtagacctaaattgacattagatgctgtagtgcgcaaagatatgagtataatggatctgtgtgaacaagtgacccttgacagagctcaatggaggaaacggattcatgtagccaaccccaagtgattgggacgtaaggctcggtttggtttggtttggtttggtttggtttatttgaAATCGAAATGCAACAGTAATacatgacaaatttttttctagGCTTACAACTCATCTTACCAGCCGGCAACTTATTATGGTTCACTAATTTTCTTTTAACAGTTAACCGAGAGGGCATCTGACTCAACATCTCATACATCTGAAAGCGAGATTCAGGATAACGTGTGGCCTCAGGGCTTTCGTGGCAGGTAATTTGTAGTTGTTGATTCCACTGCTGCTCCTGTACGTCTTTTTCTCCAAGATGAGACTTAACCGTGTCTCTGTATTCTCAGTTTTAATGGCTTGTGAATGAATTCTAAAAGAGAGTTCTGATTGATAAGGAATTTTTGCAAGCCATCTATTTTGAAAGAGGCTCATATTTCCTGAAACAAACCTCTGATTATGGCTACTGTATTGATCTTTGGAAACTACTTTTGCCCATTGTATTGTTTCAGGAATTATTTTGACGTTCTCACTTGCTCTCAAGCTCATTCTCTGACTGGCCCCAGAAGTTCTAAGTCAGAACTTCCGCAGAAAGTGTTGGAATCTTTATTTAACATGCCCAAGAGTGCTGAACATGAGCCGAATGCTATGAACTGGAGAGATGTAGTGAAAAAGATGGAGTCCCTTGGACAGAGGATTGAGTCTGACCTTGCTGATGCTGCAGGATCAGAGAATATTCATGGTATTAAAAAGTTAACTCGTAAAGTTTAATGAGCTGTCAGAGATATATCATTCTGACTGCTCCGATGTTTGTGCTCCCTCATTCTATTGAATAGATATATTGTACACACAGTGTTCCAAATTTATGGGACTATCTCCAGCTTTACACTCTTAAGTTATTTGGAATATTGTAGGTGAAGGAAATGAATATCAGGTGTTTAGAAAAGCTGCCGGACAGCACTGGGATTCGATGAAGTCCTACTATCAAAAGGTAAAATGAACTAGGAGGTTATGTGTACTGCTGATGGTGTTGCTAGATTAGTAGTTTGTTTGTAGCTGTTGGATGAATACATAAATCTAGTAATCACCACGGGAAAGAGCACATCTTTTGCAGGCTGCAACAGCATTTTCTAACGGGGAACGGGAACATGCAGCTTACCTTTCTGAGCAGGTGGGTATGGTTATTTACAATCaaagtttgttttctttccttcttgaGGAGGTTTATTTCTACATTATTTCTTTTGAATTGGAGTATAAGTAACTGCTTATCAAGTATCTCAGCCAGCCAATGCATTGAATCATCGGCTCACGTTCTTTACAATGTACAATATGCTATCTAGTGAAGAAACAATGATGTAATGATAAAGAACAACTTACGCTATCTAGTGAAGAAAGTGTGGTGTAAATGATTGAGAAGAATGGCTGCATTTGATCTTAAGTGTTATCGGATTGCTCCGTGATCTTCTGTTATAGTACTTGTAGTTGTcgggataatgagtggagagtaatgattgaaagtagggataatgagtggagagagatagagagagaaatgagaataatgattggagataggggtaatgagtggagagagatagagagagaaatgagaataatgattggagataggggtaatgagtgtagagtaatgattgaaagtaggggtaatgagtgtttttttgagttggaaaaaaaattccaaatcttgatccaaacaaggcataaatcTGTTCAGTTCTACGCCATTTAGCATGGGCTCCAGTTGACTAGATTTTCTGCCTTGCTCTAGGGAAGGGTATACAACAAAATGGCTCGAGAGGCAGATGAAAAAGCAAGTCAAGAGATATTCAAAGCTAGGTACTATTGCACAATGAAGCAGGAAAAAAAGTCTCTTTCAACTTCTTCACCTGTACCTTTTAGTATTTCTAGATGatgctttttttgtttgtttgttggcaATGGCAGAAACAAGAGCATAGAGAATGTGATAACTATTGATCTTCACGGGCAACATGTCAAACAAGCATTAAGGCTTTTAAAAGTTCACCTACTTTTTGGAGCATATGTTCGATGTAAGGATCTTGTGCATGACTCATGTTAATTATGTACTTGAGTGTGCTTGTTTTGATCTTGCACCAAGTTATGTGATTTGTATGTAGTTTGTAACATACCACCTCTCTTTTATTGTCTGCCGCAGCTGTCCAGATTTTCAGGGTTATCACGGGATGCGGTAGACACGGTGTGGGGAAGTCAAAGCTGAAGCAGTCGGTATGGATTCTAATCATTCTACTTCTTTCGATTAAGTGCTGTACCTTACTCCAGCAGTAACCGATATATTTCTTAAATACTTTCTTTTCTGCTGCATCCTTGTCTCTCTGGGATTTTCGGAAGCTTTAATCCTTTTCATGCATAGTGAATAGTGATCATGGCCAGGTTGCTGAGACTTGTCAAAGAGCAACAAATTGTTTTACTAAATTGATTGTGGATATGTCTGTTATAATTTTTGGTAATTGCAGTGTTGCTCTTTAATAATTTGCATAAATGCACTTGGCGAGGAAATGTTCATAAGAAAGCCAACGCTAGCAGGCTCTTCCGCTCaatgtgtttttattatttgcATCTAAAGAGACCATAAATTTCCAACATTACTACAAGAAAAGTAGTAAACTGTTTCATATGCTTTATATAATTGTGCATTTGGGATGGATTAAGATTCATTTTAGCTGTATGGGGGGAGGGGGTCTGCGCGCGCGCGTTCTTGTGTATTACATTACCATAACTTGCTAGTTAATGCACACAGGTGCTTGATCTGGTCAAAAGGGAAGGTATTGAATGGAGTGAAGAAAATCGTGGAACGATCCTAATCAAGCTTGATGGCCAGAGAGAATTCTCTTTTCTAGAGTTAGAGAGCGATAGCGACTAGCCCTCTGGTTGCTCATTAGTTCAGGTAAATATGATCTCTACTCTATGGTTGGGTGGGGACCACTACAACCAGGATCCAGATGCAGTAACTTATGTCCTTACTTCTGTTGTAACTAACTTAGATGACTAGATGGTTATCTAGGCCAGGtttaagaggttttttttttttttgtacaat contains the following coding sequences:
- the LOC131333644 gene encoding SMR domain-containing protein At5g58720, with protein sequence MKQSKRKKKRSRPQNHNGVIKGAVHDEESEKSRGLKSLMEAFTSVSIEEADSAYIEANGDLNKAAEILGGLEECSSSSGSARLSSSLGSSSTEGLLEASCGRKGREVGGGKQKKVIAATGTVSNVLGKEYVMASPRKGKCRNEGFVDEPLSKGDAEQFLCSMLGDDCDLSLAVVRDVLGQCRYDVEKAMNALLELSASSYEQSKNDQSCEGMVNNKEDTQFLFEYSDDLTERASDSTSHTSESEIQDNVWPQGFRGRNYFDVLTCSQAHSLTGPRSSKSELPQKVLESLFNMPKSAEHEPNAMNWRDVVKKMESLGQRIESDLADAAGSENIHGEGNEYQVFRKAAGQHWDSMKSYYQKAATAFSNGEREHAAYLSEQGRVYNKMAREADEKASQEIFKARNKSIENVITIDLHGQHVKQALRLLKVHLLFGAYVRSVQIFRVITGCGRHGVGKSKLKQSVLDLVKREGIEWSEENRGTILIKLDGQREFSFLELESDSD